The Deinococcus radiopugnans ATCC 19172 nucleotide sequence GACGAGCTGAGCGCCAGCGACCACGGCACCGAGGTCACGGGCGTGATCGCGGCGAACACCAACAACGGGGCGGGCGTGGCGGGCGTGGTCTGGAGCGGCCCGCTGCTGGGCGCCGAGGTCCTGGACCGCAACGGTCTGGGCAGCACGGCAGATCTGGCCGCAGGCCTGAATTACGCCGTTCAGCAGGGTGCGCGGGTGATCAACATCAGCCTGGGCGCCCCGGATATTCAGGGCGACGCGGTGCTGGACGCCGCGCTGACCAGGGCGACGCAGGTGGCGGTGGTGGTGGCGGCGGCGGGCAACACTCCGGACGAGGGAGTGTATTACCCGGCCAGCCACCCGGACGTGATCGCGGTGGGGGCGGTGGGCAGCCGTGACACGGAGCTGGCCTGCTACAGCGCCCGCCCCGACGCCGAACACCCCCGCGCCCTGGACATTGTCGCGCCGGGCGGGGTGGGCCGGGGATGCCCCGGCTTCAGGGCAGAACTGGACCTTCCTGTACTGGCCTCCGGCGGGGACGGCAAGCAGTACAGGCTGGAGGCCGGCACCAGCTTCTCGGCCCCGGTGGTCAGCGGCGTGGTGGCCCTGATGCGCGGCGCCAATCCCAGCCTCAGCGCGGCGCAGACCCGCGCCCTGCTGCGGGGCAGCGTCAACCGGGCGGGCGGGCTGCCGCTGCTGGACGCTGCCGCCGCCGTGCGCGCCGCCCTGCCGTAGGTGCCGGGGTCTGGCCTGAAGGGGTTCGGGGGCCGGCTTCAGGGCCAGGAATAACGGCGATCCCTGCCCGCTGGGATCGCCGCGCTCTGTTCTGGATTCGCGTTCTTGGAATACTGTTGCGGGCCTCTGGCCTGCCCGTTACTGGCTCGTGTTGCCCGGCAGCATCGTGGGGGCTTGCAGATGACGCACCAGCAGGATAAAGACCACTGCCGCGTGCAGGACCAGCAGGCCAAACAGACCGTCGTCGGGGGAGGTGGCGTAGCCGTAGGCCCCCACCAGTTGAAACAGCGTCATGACCAGCAGGGCGCGCGGACGACGCTCGGGGAAACGCACGTACAGGTACAGCCCGCCGCAGATGCTGAACAGCAGCGGCAGCACGAGGGCATTCAGTATTCCTTGATCCATGCCTCATATTATCCGGCCTGTTTTCTGACAGGTCTGTCACCTGCATAGAATTCTTGCAGGACGGCAAAAAACGTGGCCGATGTCACGAAGCTGCCTCTCCTGACTGCGCCGGCCAGCGAGGCCGAGAACGGGCCGGAGGTTACAGGCGGTAGCGCTCCAGCTTGCGGGGGTCCACGGCGTGATCCGTCAGCCCGCTTACGTCCAGCCAGCCGTCCTGAAAGCGGATCGGCAGGTTCAGCAGGTCGTCTTGCAGCTTCAGCACGAAGCTCAGTTCGCACGGCTCGGTGACCTCGGCGCGGGTGGACAGCAGGGCGGCGTGCAACGTGCCCAGCCCGCTGCTGGCCTGCGATCCCACCATGCCGCGCTTGCCGTGCCGGGCGGCCTCGCGCAGCATCCACGCGCCGCCAGTAAAGCCGTTGCGGGCGGTCTTGACGTTCAGCACGTCGAAGGTGTCGAAGTCCAGCTCACGGCTCAGGTCGGCGGGCGTGAAGCAGCTGTCGTCGGCCACGATGGGCAGCGGCGTCTGAGCGTGCAGCTCGGCCCGTGCCCGCACCTCGCGCACCGGCAACGGCTCCTCGACGTACAGCAGCCCGGCCTCCCGCATGGCGTTCAGGGCGGCCAGAGCAGTATCCGGGGTCAGGGTCTCGTTGCTGTCGGCATACAGCAGCACCCCGGTCCCGAACGTGCGGCGCAGCTCGGCGATGACCGTCAGGTCGCGGGCGTGGTCCCGGCCCACCTTGACCTTCAGGCAGCGCACGCCCGCCGCCACCACCCGTTCCGCCTCGGCCAGCATCTCGGCGGGGGTGCCCAGCCCCAGGATGAAGCTGACGCGCACGCGTGGATTCGGCCCCAGCATCGTGCTGAACAGCGTCTGCCCCGCCGCGCGGGCACGGGCGTCGTGCAGCGCCATGTCCAGCGCCCCACGCGCGGTGTGGTTGTTTGCCACGCTGTTCCGCACCCGGTTCAGTCCGGCCTCGTCGGCGATGTCCAGCCCGTTCAGCGCGGGGGAGAGGTAAGCCAGGATCGCCACCACGCTGGCGGGCGTCTCGCCGTAGATGGTGGGGCGCGGCGTGGCCTCGGCCTGTCCCACCGTGCCGTCAGAGAGGGTCACGCGCACCAGCACATGTTCGGCAGCGTTCATCGCCGAATGCGCCCCCCACGCCAGCGCGGAGGTCAGCGGCAGGCGGTAGGGAATGGCCTCGATCCGCTGGACCGTGACGCCGGTCTGGGGGGGTTCTGTGCTCATGCCCATGCCTGCACCGCCTGGGCCACCTGCGCTGGAGACAGCGCCACGGTGTCCAGAATCAGCGCCCGCTGGGGCGGCAGGGTCCGCAGGTAGGTCTCGGCGGCGGCGGGATCGTACTGGCGGCGCTCGCTCAGCACGATCCGCACCTTCGCGAGAAGTTCGGCGGCGGGGCATGCCGGACCTTCCAGCGCGGCCAGACTGTCCAGGTCTTCGGGGCTGAACACCGCAGATCCGCCGGACAGGGCGGCCAGTTCGCTCCGCAGGTTGCCGTCCGTCGCGCTGGTTCCGGTCACCTGATCGAAGCCGTCCGCCCGCCCCAGCAGGCGGCGCACCCGCACCGTGTCGGGAGCCCCCAGCGCCACGAAACGCCACGCCGGAAAGTGCTGGGCAGCGTAACGGACCTCATCCAGCCCGCGCAGACCGTCGAACAGCGGGGCCGCCCCCCAGTGGCGGGTGTCGGCCAGCAGCGAGCCCAGCGCCTGGGCCATGCCGCCAGGGTGCCCGGCGCGGTACTGCGCGGTCAGGGCAAAGCGTTCCTCACGGTCGGTCACGGCGCGGCCCGCCTGCGGCCAGATCATCACGGCGTCGGCCACCTCGCGGCGGTTGGGCAAGACCTTCTGCCTCCCCAGGTTCTGCAGCGCGCTCAGCGCTGTGCTTTTGCCCACCCCGGTCACGCCCACCACCACGGTCAGCGGCAAGTGGCCCAGCGGCTGCTCGTCCGCTGCGGGCGGCGTGTCGGGAAGACGGAGATGGGGCAGGGGCAGGCGGGCGCTCACGCTGCTCAGGCTACAGGGCCGAGAGCCGGCCAGCCGCGAAAGGTCCAGCCTGCCCGGCCCTACCGGAGCCGCTCATCCCCCGGAGCCACCGCGAACACGCCGCCCCACGCCCGGTAACGGCTGACAAAATCCTGTTTCTTCTGTTGACCAGAAGGTAGTGTCACCGTGCGCGTGATCACCGCTTTCATTCCGGCAGCGGGCATGTCCACTCGTCTTGCCTCGCCCTTCTTCAAGGCGCGATCCACCATGAACGTCGGATCGGGTGCGGGCCTGCGGGCACTGATGGCCGGCTCGGAAATGCGGATCGTCCGTCCGTCATCTGCGCCGAACAGGCTGACCGTCAGTGTCTCGGCCTTCAGATCCCAGTCGGCCTGCACCAGCAGCGGCGCGGCGGTGTCGTTCGTCCAGCGCAGATCCTTGCCCGGCGCGTAGACGGCGGCGTCCAGGCCCGGTTCCTCGTAGTAGCCCACCAGATACGAGTGTTCGTGGCGCTCGGTGATGGGCAACCCGGCGTTGAAGGCGGCCCGGAACACCGTGGTGCTGACCTGACAGATGCCGCCGCCGTCCTCGGTGGACAGCGTGTCTCCCACAATCACGTAGCCGCCCTGAAAGCCGGTGGCCGAAGTGATCGGCCCGATCAGCGCATTGAAGCTGAAGGTCTGCCCCGGCGCCACCCACGCGCCCTGCACCCGCCCCGCGCCCGTGCGGATGTTGTGCACCCGGAAGTCGGGACTGCCCGCGAAGCTCGACTGGCCGCTGGCCAGATGGCCCAGTTTCTTCTCGGCGGCCCAGCGCACGCTGCGGGCCGGAGCCTCCAGCACAAGCTTCAGAGCGCTGCGCGGCTGACCGTCCCGGATCGCCCCCAGCAGCGCCGCCTCGCTGGCCTCGCGGTCTACCTTCCAGCCGGTGCGGGCCTCACCGATCCAGTCCTGGCCGATCTGGCGAAAGCGGATGTCGCGGGGCTGCCGGGCTTCGATGCCCGCATAGATGCCGTCCAGGGCCTGCCGAACTGGTTCCAGCGTGCCGCTCTGCCGGATCTGCGCGGCCTGTTCGGGCGTCAACCCAAGACTGGCTGACTTGTTGAGCAGCGGACGTTCCACCCGGTTGCCCACCAGACGCGGCTCGGGCGCCGTCCAGCGCAGCTCCATCGCCTGCGGGCGATCAGGCTCCGGCGCGGCGCGGGCGGAGGCCGCAACCGTCTGGGGTGCCGTGGGTGCCGAAGGCGGCGGGGCAACGGCAGCCACAACCGGCGCCGCCTGCGCCTGCGTCACGGCCTCGGCGGGGCCGCAGCCGGCCAGCAGAACGCCCAGCCCCGCGAGGCCCGAGGAGATCAGCAGAACTTTGAATGCGGTCATAGGATGCGTTCCCTTTTCGTGCGGTGCGAACGGTGAATGGGGAGAGGCCCGTAAGCGTCTCTCCCCATGGTGTTCCAACTGTTTTCGCTCAGGGCATCAACACGGTATCGATGACGTGAATCACGCCGTTGCTGGCCATGATGTCGGCCTTGGTCACGGTGGCGTCGTTGATCATGACCATGCCGCCGCTGGTGGAGATGTTGAGGTCTGCGCCGTTGACGGTGGTGGCGCTGGTCAATCCGGTGACCTGCGAGGCGGTGACCTTGCCGGGCACCACGTGGTACAGCAGCACGGACTTCAGCGCAGCCGGGTCATTCAGCAGGGCGTTCAGATCCGCCTGCGGAATCTTGGCGAAGGCGGCGTTGGTGGGCGCGAACACCGTGAAGGGGCCGGGGCTGCTCAGGGTTTCCACGAGTCCGGCGGCCTTCACGGCGGCCAGCAGGGTGCTGAAGTTGGGATCGTTCGACACGATGGCAGCGATGGTGTTGCCTGAGGGCATGGAGCTACCGCCGCCGGCAAAGGCGACACCGGTGAACAGCAGGGTGGTGCAAAGAAGCATCTTTTTCATGGTTGTTCCTCCTGAAGTGTGATGGCGTACTTTCAAAAAATGACCGGAACAGTCGAAGAGAACCATTCACAATTGAATATCCTGCGCTCTCTTTGATGACGCATCCTAAATGGCCCTTCTCAAAAGAGACGTACCTCGCCGTACAGTCTGTGAGCCGATTAAATTCTGGATTGGATTGCAAGAAAAAACACCGAATCCGTTTGTTGGATTCGGTGCTATTTGTCGTTTTGGCGAGAAAGGTCAGTCTTCCGGCAAGCCCACCGCGATCAACCGCAAGTCGTTGAGGTTATGCCCGCTGGGGCCGGTAACCAGGGTGTCGCCCAGCGCCGCGAAGAACGAGCCGGAATCGTTGCGCTCCAGAGACTCGCGTCCATCCAGGTCGGCTTCCCGCGCCCGTTTCAGACTGTCGGGGGTCAGGAACGCTCCGGCCGCCGGGCTGGAGCCGTCCACGCCGTCCGAACCGGCCGAGAGGGCGTAGAAGCCGTCCTCGCCCAGCGCCAGCAGCAGCGCCAGCGCAAATTCCAGGTTGCGCCCGCCCACACCGTCGCCGCGCAGGGTCACGGTGGCTTCTCCGCCCGACAGCAGCACCACTGGGGCCTGTACCGGATCGCCGTATTTCTCCACGCTGCGCGCCATCGCCGCGTGCGCCCGCGCCAGTTCGCTGGCCTCGCCCTCGAAGCTGTCCGAGAGAATGACCGCCCGCACCCCCTGGCCCTCGATGGACGCCTGTGCCGCTTCCAGCAGATGGCGGTTGGAGCCGATCACGGTGTTGGTGACGTGCGGCAGGCGGTTCGGCGTTTCGGGCACGTGACCGTCCACGCCGGCCTGAAGGTGCTGGCGGGCTTCCGGGGCCGCGATGCCGTAACGCTCCAGCACGGCCAGAGCCTCCGCGAACGTCGTGGGGTCTGGCACGGTGGGGCCGCTGGCAATCACCGAGGGATCGTCGCCCACCACATCCGAGATCAGCAGCGCCGTGACTTTCGCCCGCGTGGCCGCCGCCAGCCGTCCGCCCTTTGTGCGCGACAGGTGCTTGCGGACGGTGTTGATCTCGCCGATGTCGGCCCCCGCGCGCAGCAATTCGCGGGTCAGCGCCCCCTTCTGCTCCAGCGTCACGCCGTCCGGGGCGGCCATCAGGGCGCTGCCGCCGCCCGACACCAGCACCAGCGCCCGCTGCCCCTCGTTCAACGCGCCCAGCCGTTCCAGCGCCGCTTCCGCCGCCGCCACGCTGGAGGCGTCGGGCACCGGATGGCTGGACAGCATCAGCGTGGCCTCTGCCGGGAGTTCCAGATTCTCGGTGCCATTGGGCGCAATCACCAGGGTCTCCACGCCAGGAAAGGCTTCCAGCGCCGCACGGGCCATCGGCAGCGCCGCCTTGCCGAACGCCAGGATGAAGTCGGGCTTCTCGCCCCCCAGGTGCGGGGCCAGCAGCTTCGCCGGACTCGCGGCCTCCAGCGCGGCGCGGTACGCGTGTTCCAGCAGTGAGCGGGTGTTCATAAGACCTCGCAGGGCAAATGGGGAGAGTGGAGGTTGGCCGTACGCGGTGCGCGGGACGCGGTTAAAGCCGTTCCCGCGCACCGCGCACGGCGTTCCGCAGCCTTTATTCGAGGCCGCTCATCTCGGCGTAGAACTTCGCCATGCCGGAGTGATCCAGATCGCCGTCGCCCTGCGCGATCATGGCGTCCATGATGTTGGCGGCGATGCCGGTGGCGAACAGCGGTACCCCGGCCTCGCGGCCCGTTTCCAGTGCCAGACGCAGATCCTTGCGGTGCAACTTTGTGCGGAAGCCAGGCTTGAAGTTGCCGTCCAGAATGCGCTGCCCGTGCAGGTCAAGAATGCGGCTCTGGGCAAAGCCGCCCAGCAGCGCCTCGCGCACCTTGCCCACGTCCACGCCGGACTTCTTCGCCAGCGTCAGCGCCTCGGACACAGCCTGGATGGTCAGGCCCACCACGATCTGGTTGGCGATCTTGGTGACCTGACCCGCACCGGGGCCGCCGATGTAGACGATGTTCTTGCCCACCGCTTCAAACACGGGCCTGGCGCGGTTGAAGGCCTCCTCGCTGCCGCCCACCATGATGCTCAGGGTGGCGCCTTCCGCCCCCACCTGCCCGCCGGACACCGGGGCGTCCAGTGCGTCTGCCCCTTTGGCCGACAGTTCCTGCTGAACCTTGCGCGCGGTGTTGGGCGAGATGCTGCTCATGTCGATAAACAGCGCGCCCTGCCTGATGCCCTCAATGACGCCGCCCTCGCCCAGCGCCACCTCTTCCACCTGCGGCGAATCGGGCAGCATGGTGATGATGATGTCGCTCTGCTCCGCCACTTCACACGCGCTGTGGGCCGCCTTCGCGCCCGCCCCCACCAGCTCGTCCATCACTTCGGGGGTGCGGTTGTGGACGACGACGGAGAACCCGGCCTTGACCAGATTCAGCGCCATGGGTTTGCCCATGATGCCCAGGCCGATAAATCCGATGGTTTCTTGCTGTGCCATGTTGGTTTCTCCTTTAGTTGTGTGGGATTGAAAGGCGGCAGTCTAAGGGTCTGAGCGTCAAAGGGTCTAAGGAAAGAGAGGGGGCGCTGTTCTTAGACCCTCAGCCCCTTGACCCTTAGACCTTCGCCAACTCTTTGAGCCAGCCCAGCGTGTCTTCCGTGCGCCCTTCCGGGATGTACTCCAGACCCACGTAACCCTCGTACCCCAGGCGGTCCAGCTCGGCCAGCAGGAAGGGATAGTTGATCTCGCCGGTTCCTGGCTGGTGGCGGCCCGGCACGTCGGCCAGTTGGATGTGGGCGATGCGGTCCAGATGAGCGCGCACCGTTTCGGTCAGGCGGCCTTCCACGCGCTGCATGTGGTAGAAGTCGTACTGCAATTTCACGTTGTCGCGCCCGACTTCATCCAGCAGATCGAGGGTGTTCTGGGTGCCGTACAGGTAGAAGCCCGGCACGTCGTAGGGATTCAGCGGCTCGACGATCAGCGTCAGCCCCGCGTCGCCCAGCTTGTCGGCGGCGTACTGAAGGTTGCCCACCACCGTTTTGCGCGTGGTGGCCTCGTCGCCCTCGGCCTTCCCGACAAGGACATTGACCAGCTTCGGCCCCTGCACGCCCTTGTACAGCACGTCGGCGTAGCTCAGCGCCCGGTCCACACCCGCGCGGAACTCGTCCTGACGGCCCGGTTGAACGGCAATCCCACGGTCCCCGCCGGGCCAGTCGCCCGCCGGCAGGTTGAACAGCGCCTGCGTCTGCCCGTTCTCATCCAGCCTGGCGCGCAGCTCGGCGGCGTCGTAGGGATACGGGAACATGTACTCAATGAACTTGAACCCGGCATTGCCCGCCGCGTCGAAGCGGTCAAGAAAGTCGTGTTCCTGAAACAGCATGGTGAGGTTGGCGGCGTATTTGGGCATGGAGGCTCCTTCGGAGGGGAGGTGGGTTGTGGGCTGTAGGTTGTGGGGAAGAAGGGGGACAGGACGTGGTGCGTAGAAAAAGCTCTCTGCCTTTAGCCATCGGCCTTCTGCACGCTTTTTCCATCAACCATCACCCTTCGACCATCAACATTCAGTCCAGCATCGCAATCGCCGTCGGCGCGTCCTCGCGGGCGTCGGCCAGTTCCTCGAACTCCACCACGTTGTCCAGCTCGGTGCCCATGCTGATGTTGGTGACGCGCTCCAGAATGACTTCCAGCACCACCGGCACCTGGAACTTCTGGGCCAGCTCCCTGGCCTCTTCCAGCCCGGCCTTGATCTTGCCCGGCTCGGTCACGCGGATGGCGCGGCAGCCCAGGCCCTCGGCGACGGCCACATGATCCACGCCGTAGCCGTTCAGATCAGGGTTGTTGATGTTGTCGAAGGCCAGCTGCACCTGGTAGTCCATCTCGAAGCCGCGCTGCGACTGGCGGATCAGGCCCAGGTAGCTGTTGTTGACCAGCACATGCACGTAGGGCAGCTTGAACTGCGCGCCCACAGCCAGTTCCTCGATCATGAACTGGAAGTCGTAGTCGCCGCTCAGGGCCACCACGGTCTTGCTGCGGTCGGCGGCCACCACGCCCAGCGCGGCAGGCAATGTCCAGCCCAGCGGCCCGGCCTGTCCGGCGTTGATCCACTGGCGCGGCCCGTACACGTGCAGGAACTGCGCGGCGGCGATCTGCGACAGGCCGATGGTGCTGACATACACGGTGTCGCGCCCGAAGGACTTGAGCATTTCCTCGTACACGCGCTGCGGCTTGATCGGCACGTTGTCGTAGTGCGTCTTGCGCAGCATGGTGCGCTTGCGCTCGCGGCACTGCTCGGCCCACTCGCCGTAGTCGGGCAGTTTTCCGGCCTGCCGCAGCTCGCGCGCCACCTCCACCATCAGTTTCAGGGCCGCGCCCGCGTCGGACACGATGCCGTAGTCGGGGCCGAACACGCGCCCGATCTGGGTGGGTTCGATGTCGATATGAACGAACTTGCGGCCCTCGGTGTACTTCTCGACGCTGCCGGTGTGGCGGTTGGCCCAGCGGTTGCCGATGCCGTACACGAAGTCCGAGGCCAGCACCGTGGCGTTGCCGTACATCTGCGAGGTCTGGAGGCCCGCCATGCCCGCCATCAGCGGGTGGTCGTCGGGAATGGCGCCCCAGCCCATCAGCGTGGGAATCACCGGAATGCCGGTCAGTTCGGCGAAGGCCACCAGATCGTCGCTGGCGTCCGCGTTGATGATCCCGCCGCCCGCGACGAGCAGGGGGCGCTCCGAGGCGAACAGCAGCTCCAGCGACTTCTCGATCTGGGCGCGGCTGGCCTGCGGCTTGTAGGCGGGCAGGGCTTCGTAGGTGTCAATGTCGAACTCGATCTCGGCCATCTGCACGTCGAAGGGCAGGTCAATGTGCACGGGGCCAGGGCGGCCCGAACGCATGACGTGGAAGGCCTGCTGGAACACGCGCGGCACCAGCGCCGGCTCGCGCACCGTCACGGCCCACTTGGTCACCGGCTTGGCGATGCTCTCGATGTCCACCGCCTGGAAGTCTTCCTTGTACAGGCGGGCGCGCGGGGCCTGACCGGTGATGCACAGGATCGGCACCGAGTCCGCGATGGCCGCGTACAGCCCGGTGATCATGTCGGTGCCGGCAGGGCCGCTGGTGCCGATGCACACGCCGATGTTGCCGGACTTGGCGCGGGTGTAGCCGTCGGCCATGTGCGAGGCCCCTTCCACGTGACGGGCCAGGATGTGCTCGATTCCCCCGAGCTTCTTCATGGCCGCGTACAGCGGGTTGATCGCCGCGCCGGGAACGCCGAAGGCGATGTCCACCCCTTCCTTCTTGAGGACTTCCACCGCCGCTTCGATTGCTCTCATCTTCGCCATACGCCTTGCCTCCTGTGAACTGGTTGACCACAGAGTAAAACTTAGACGTCTATTTGTCAAACAGTGAGAATAAATTTCATTCTATAAAAATAGAGAGGCGGGAGATGTTGTGCCGTCTGCTTTTCCACAGCGCTGAAGAGCCACAGCTGATTCAGAAAATAGAAGCGTCCAGAGGCACAGGTTCCGTTTTTTGCTGGCTTCAAATCCTCAAAAAGTGCGGCCTCCCTGTTGAAAGGGGGCTGCATCTTCCATACGCTCCTTTGTGCGGCCAGTCCGTCAGGAACCGACTTTTGCGTCCGCTTCCGCTTCCTCGTCCACGGCCTGCACTTCCAGGTGGCCCACCAGTTTCATGGCAATCCCGGTCAGGGCGCGCAGCTCCTCGCCGGTCAGCACGCTCAGGGCCTGCTGCTCACGCTCGATGTGCTGGGGCAGCAGGCGTTCCACCAGTTCGCGCCCCTGCGGCGTCAGGCGCACCAGGGCCGAGCGGCGGTCTTTGGCGCTGACCACCCGCTCCACCAGACCCTTGTCCAGCAGGCGGGTCACCCGGTTGGTCATGGACGGCCCGGAGATGGCGGTCAGTTCACTCAGTTCGGTGTGCGTCAGGCCCTGCGGCGGGGCCGAGCGCAGCAGCGTCAGCAGCAGATCCCAGTTCGAGGAATTGATGCCTTCCTCCCTGTAGGTCTGCTCGATGTGGCGCGCGAAGGCGCTGCCCAGGCGGTCGAGCAACAGGCCGGTCAGCATGGGCGACGCGTCGAGTTCGGGGCGCATCCGCTGCCAGTCCTGCTCGATCCGGTTAAGCAGGGTCATGGTGTCCCTGGACAGGGGCAGGCCACTGTCTTTCTCGCCGGGGGCAACCTGGGTCATCGAACATCGTTCCGGGGTCTCGGGCGGGCATCAAAGTGCATACAGTGAAAATTGTAACCGCTGAGCGAGGCCTCAGGACGTCTTTTCTCCCTTTTCTCCCACTGCCGCCCCTGAAATGCCACTCTGTCCTCCGCCCTTTGTCTCTTCCTGGCGTGTCCCGCCCCTTTTCCCGCCTGCCCCAGCGTGCTACACTTCTCCAGTTTGCCCCCCCAGCGGGGGCGGGACTTGCTGCTTTTACCGGGCAACCCACACAGCACTGGCCGCCCACCACAGACCGTGTGGGCCGTCTGGAAGGAGAACGACCATGAAGCGTACTTACCAACCCAACGTCCGCAAGCGGGCCAAGACCCACGGCTTCCGCGCACGCATGAAAACCAAGGCTGGCCGGAACATCATCGCGCGTCGCCGGGCCAAGGGCCGCCGCCAGCTGACCGTCGCCGACGAGTAAGGCCCGTCGGAAGCGGGACCCTATCGCTCCTCCTGAACAGCCCAGCGCCACGCAGGCACGGCCCCGCCGTCCGGTGGCGCTGGACTCTTTGCGTGGGGACCGCGAGTTCCGTAAGGTCCGCAACCACGGCGTGGCGGTGCGTGATCCGCTGTTTACGCTGCGCCTGACCGAATACCGCCCGCGTTACGGCGAGGCGTGGCGGCCGCGCGCCATCATGGGCATCGTGGTGTCCAAGAAGACATTGAGGCGCGCCGTGGACCGCAACCGCGTGCGCCGCCGCGTGCGCGAGGCGCTGCGGACCCTGCCGGGGGGGCTGCCGCCGTGCCGCGCCATCCTGCTGCCCAATCCGGGCGTGCTGAGCGTGCCGTTCGCAGACCTGCAGACGGCGCTGGCCCGCGCGATTGCCAAAGCTCCTGATCAGGCCAAGCGCGGCGGCAAGTCCGGGAACCCCCGGCAATCTGGCCGCGTATCTGAGCGCGTGACCCCGGCTGCCCCCACGTCTCCCAAGGACCGCCCATGAGCCTCGCCTCACGCGGGCTGGTGGGGGCCGTGCGCTATTACCAGCGCGTACTGTCGCCGCGCAAGCCGGTGCCCACCTGCCGGTTCACGCCCACCTGCTCGGAGTACGCGGCGCAGGCCATCGAGCGTCACGGGGCGCTGGGGGGCGGCTGGCTGGCCGCGTGGCGGGTGCTGCGCTGCAATCCGCTGGTGCCGGGAGGCTACGATCCGGTTCCGGAGCACTTTCCTGGACCTTCCCCGCTGGAGGTCAGCACTCCACCTCCGGCTGCTCCACTGCCGCCTGCCTCCCAGACAAGCCCTTCCCCTAAAAAGAGACCCGTATCCTGATGAAACCCAGACTGTTACTTCTTCTGATCGCTGCCACGGGCGCGCTGCTGCTCACGGGCTGCGGGCAGACCGGGCCGCTGCCGGTGTTCGGCAAGGCCATCACCTCCAACTGGATCACCGCCGACTATGACGGCCAGCCGGGCGACGAGTACATCGCCACCAGCAACCTGCAAGACGTGGTGTTCAACGCGCGCGGCGAGGTGATCGGCTGGTTCGTCAAGAGCTACGCCGGCACCCCGTACATCAAGCGCAAGGCCGACGGCAGCGTCGATCTCAGCGGGCTTAAGGCGCAGGGCAGCCTGGTCAACATGGTGGGGGACCGCAAGGCGCTGGCCTTGAGCGGCGGCGGCCTCGATCCGGCGCAGCCTGCCGAGACCAGCGTGCCGCAGCTGAACACGGACCTCCCGGCCAACGAGCAGACCGCCGTGTTCCGGTACACCCAGAACGGCGTCTCGGTGACCAAGACGGTCACGATGCACCCGCGCAATTTCAAGATTGACCTGAAGACGGACGTCACGGGCGGCCCGGCCACCGTCAATATGCTGTTCCCCGGTCTGGGCAAGGCCGACAATCCCAGCGTGAAGGCCGTGCCGGTGGGCGGGGAACTGGCCTCCGTGCAGGGCAGCGGGACGCTGAAGGTGGACAACATCCAGTACGCCGCCCTGCAGGAAAAGCCCAACCAGCTGGCGCACGCGCTGATTATTCGCCCTCAGAAGGGCACCACCGTGGGCGCCACGCTGACCGGGGGCGAGCAGGGCCTGATCACCGCCAGCCTGCCGGCCGCCAGCAACCTGGAGGTCTACGGCGGCAAGAACGAGCTGATCCACCTGTATCAGAGCGGCTACAGCGAGTTGCCGGGGCTGTTCCAGCCGAACATCTTCGGCCAAATCAGTCTGGTGATCGTCAAGATCATGGAGTCGATCTACAAGGTGGTGGGCAACTGGGGCCTGGTGCTGCTGCTGCTGACCGTGCTGCTGCGGGCGATCATGTGGCCGCTGATGCAGGCGCAGGGCCGCACCACCGCCCGCATGCAGGT carries:
- the yidC gene encoding membrane protein insertase YidC encodes the protein MKPRLLLLLIAATGALLLTGCGQTGPLPVFGKAITSNWITADYDGQPGDEYIATSNLQDVVFNARGEVIGWFVKSYAGTPYIKRKADGSVDLSGLKAQGSLVNMVGDRKALALSGGGLDPAQPAETSVPQLNTDLPANEQTAVFRYTQNGVSVTKTVTMHPRNFKIDLKTDVTGGPATVNMLFPGLGKADNPSVKAVPVGGELASVQGSGTLKVDNIQYAALQEKPNQLAHALIIRPQKGTTVGATLTGGEQGLITASLPAASNLEVYGGKNELIHLYQSGYSELPGLFQPNIFGQISLVIVKIMESIYKVVGNWGLVLLLLTVLLRAIMWPLMQAQGRTTARMQVMQPKIKEIQDKYKDRKDRDSQVAMQAEMQRLYKDYNFNPAGCLSTFIPFPVLIALWSTIRNFEFDSGFLWLPDLAIPDPFYILALLYLIVNIGQLYVMTRKNPQMFRQQAFIYLIFLYFALTFPAGVTIYIIVSTLIGIVQQVIINKQVEAETATIGQRVQKTAVAAGAGGASSSKTVIAKAAPNMPGATKPRKPPKTLDAPKD